One Mytilus trossulus isolate FHL-02 chromosome 5, PNRI_Mtr1.1.1.hap1, whole genome shotgun sequence DNA segment encodes these proteins:
- the LOC134719762 gene encoding galactose-specific lectin nattectin-like, which produces MLTCAALFVVFLSGVSALGCERLWVQFENSCYYSNQMPESQRRAFQRVRSASAGMVEDIFFKWQQAKLACERKGAYLAEIDSEAENNFVKQLAQKVPNHSVWLGGNDIAHEGTWVWAGSGKPLTFTDWWKSTDGRRKDEPDNKGRSGSDCLSLSKYDNYSAWHDSECSLKRRRGDFKGIICEKPAE; this is translated from the exons ATGCTGACATGCGCAGCACTGTTTGTCGTATTTTTATCTGGAG TTTCAGCTCTTGGATGTGAGAGATTATGGGTACAGTttgaaaattcttgctattATTCAAATCAAATGCCAGAATCTCAACGGAGAGCCTTCCAACGAGTAAGATCTGCTAGTGCCGGCATGGTTgaagatatcttttttaaatggcaACAAGCCAAG ttagcATGCGAAAGGAAAGGCGCATACCTTGCAGAAATCGATTCCGAAGCGGAAAACAACTTTGTAAAGCAATTGGCACAGAAGGTCCCAAATCATT CTGTTTGGTTAGGTGGCAATGACATAGCTCATGAAGGAACCTGGGTGTGGGCAGGATCTGGAAAACCATTGACTTTCACAGATTGGTGGAAGAGTACAGATGGAAGGAGGAAAGATGAACCTGATAATAAAGGAAGATCTGGCTCAGATTGTCTCTCATTGTCCAAATATGACAACTATAGCGCGTGGCACGATAGCGAATGTAGCTTGAAAAGAAGAAGAGGAGACTTTAAGGGTATCATATGTGAAAAAC cgGCAGAATAA